A region of Syntrophorhabdus sp. DNA encodes the following proteins:
- a CDS encoding multidrug efflux RND transporter permease subunit encodes MFSRFFIERPIFATVVATILVIAGLVAIKALPVSMYPEITPVQVQVTTTYPGADSKTVSDSVAAPIEAQINGVDNMLYMTSTCSNTGQMNLTVYFTLDTNPDIAQVQVQNRVNLATPQLPSAVTQYGVSVQKKASNILMILSVFNKDGRYTPEYVTNYANVYVLDAIKRVEGAGEAQIFGVPDQAMRIWMNPDRMASLGVTTSDIQNAVAKQNALWGAGQVGQQPSDDRVQLTLPVVTQSPFTNPKQYEDIILKTSRDGSAIVKVGDVARAEVGRKQYIDDNKVNGIPATPIAVYQQPGVNGLDVSAAVRKTMEELKKSMPDGIEYKISLDTTDFVRISIEEVVHTLFEAILLVVFIVYLFLQSFRSTIICTVAIFVSLIGTFCGMLALGFSINMLTLFGVVLAIGMVVDDAIVVVENVERNMVKKHMPPKDATIKAMEEIGTSLIAVVLVMASVFIPAAFLPGTTGQLYKQFAITIVISVALSGFIALTLTPAMCALLLKHSTPSQKGIFKYFNRFFDWFNRGFDRFTVGFGDAVVMMIKRMTIAFGILAVLVGFLLYLFHAIPTSFVPNEDQGYLMAALVMPDAASLKRTSQTADRIDKIFAKQPAVADRTVVNGYSLLDSQYKANASTFFITLKDFKERYSSISRAKKENSKAVAGAVYAEAGTINEGIFIPIAPPAIPGIGTTGGFEFWIQDKGSGDPARLNELTRQFIEKARQRSELASLNSTFRATSQQLKADVDRSKAMLLDVPVSDVYSALQAQFGSIVVSQFNQYSRVWNVTLQSDAPYRRGPQDITKLYTRSNNDEMVPLSAVVTTSYVTGPDLMSRFNGFPAAQITGSAAPGRSSGEAIKAMEEVAAEVLPQGYGFAWSGLAYQEKQSGGTSSSAFIFGLIIVFLILAAQFESWVMPGSVMTAVPFGILGALFFNWIRGLENDVYFQIGLLVLIGLGAKNAVLRVAFAADLRKQGLSIMDATIQAGEQRLRPIIMTSLAFIFGVLPLAIATGAGANARHSIGTGIIGGMIGETTLAMLYVPLFFYIFDRWAEKSGKKEFVPEKGSSGAQREPAPPDGATPEKEEG; translated from the coding sequence ATGTTCTCCAGGTTCTTCATCGAACGGCCCATCTTCGCAACCGTTGTGGCCACCATCCTGGTCATCGCCGGTCTCGTGGCGATAAAGGCCCTCCCCGTGTCCATGTACCCCGAGATCACACCGGTGCAGGTCCAGGTCACGACCACCTATCCCGGGGCCGATTCCAAGACCGTCAGCGATTCCGTGGCCGCGCCCATCGAAGCCCAGATCAACGGCGTCGACAATATGCTCTACATGACCTCGACGTGCTCCAACACGGGCCAGATGAACCTCACCGTGTACTTCACCCTGGACACGAATCCCGATATCGCGCAGGTGCAGGTCCAGAACCGTGTCAACCTCGCCACTCCCCAGCTGCCCTCGGCGGTCACCCAGTACGGCGTCTCGGTGCAGAAGAAAGCGTCCAACATACTGATGATACTCTCCGTCTTCAACAAGGACGGCCGTTATACACCGGAATATGTCACCAACTACGCGAACGTCTACGTTCTCGACGCGATCAAGCGGGTGGAAGGCGCAGGCGAGGCACAGATCTTCGGTGTACCCGATCAGGCCATGCGCATCTGGATGAACCCCGACAGGATGGCATCGCTCGGCGTCACCACCAGCGACATCCAGAATGCCGTCGCCAAGCAGAACGCGCTCTGGGGCGCCGGGCAGGTGGGTCAGCAGCCAAGCGACGACAGGGTCCAGCTGACCCTGCCCGTCGTGACGCAATCACCCTTTACAAACCCCAAACAGTATGAAGACATAATATTGAAGACAAGCCGGGATGGCAGCGCCATCGTCAAGGTGGGGGATGTCGCCCGCGCTGAGGTCGGACGGAAACAGTATATCGACGACAACAAGGTGAACGGGATTCCCGCCACCCCCATCGCCGTCTACCAGCAGCCCGGCGTCAACGGGCTCGACGTCTCCGCGGCCGTGCGGAAGACCATGGAGGAATTGAAAAAATCCATGCCCGACGGCATCGAGTATAAGATCTCCCTGGACACCACCGACTTCGTGCGCATCTCCATAGAGGAGGTCGTCCACACTCTTTTCGAGGCGATCCTGCTCGTCGTTTTCATCGTCTATCTCTTCCTGCAGAGCTTCCGGTCAACCATCATCTGCACCGTCGCCATCTTCGTTTCGCTGATAGGCACCTTCTGCGGCATGCTCGCCCTCGGGTTCTCCATCAACATGCTCACGCTCTTCGGGGTCGTTCTCGCCATCGGCATGGTCGTCGACGACGCCATCGTCGTCGTGGAGAACGTGGAACGAAACATGGTCAAGAAGCACATGCCGCCCAAGGACGCGACGATAAAGGCCATGGAGGAGATCGGCACGTCGCTCATTGCCGTCGTCCTTGTCATGGCCTCCGTCTTCATCCCCGCCGCGTTCCTGCCGGGAACGACGGGGCAGCTCTACAAGCAGTTCGCCATCACCATCGTCATATCCGTGGCGCTCTCCGGGTTCATCGCGCTCACCCTGACACCGGCCATGTGCGCCCTTCTTCTCAAGCACTCGACCCCCTCACAGAAGGGTATCTTCAAATACTTCAACCGCTTCTTCGATTGGTTCAACCGCGGTTTCGACCGCTTCACCGTAGGTTTTGGCGATGCCGTCGTGATGATGATCAAGCGGATGACCATCGCCTTCGGCATCCTTGCCGTCCTCGTCGGTTTTCTGTTGTATCTCTTCCACGCTATCCCGACGAGCTTTGTCCCCAACGAGGATCAGGGCTATCTCATGGCTGCCCTTGTCATGCCCGATGCGGCAAGCCTCAAGCGCACCTCCCAGACCGCGGACAGGATAGACAAGATATTCGCAAAGCAGCCGGCGGTGGCGGACCGGACCGTTGTCAACGGTTACAGCCTTCTCGACAGCCAGTACAAAGCCAACGCGTCCACGTTCTTCATTACCCTCAAGGACTTTAAAGAGCGTTATTCGTCTATCAGCCGCGCCAAAAAAGAGAACTCCAAGGCGGTGGCCGGTGCTGTTTACGCGGAGGCGGGCACCATCAACGAAGGCATATTCATCCCCATCGCGCCTCCGGCGATCCCGGGTATCGGTACCACAGGGGGTTTCGAGTTCTGGATCCAGGACAAGGGGTCCGGAGACCCGGCGCGCCTCAACGAACTTACCAGGCAATTCATCGAAAAGGCCCGCCAGCGTTCCGAACTGGCGAGCCTCAATTCCACGTTCAGGGCCACGTCGCAACAGCTCAAAGCCGATGTCGACCGCTCCAAGGCCATGCTCCTCGATGTGCCAGTGTCCGACGTGTACAGCGCCCTGCAGGCGCAGTTCGGCTCCATTGTGGTGAGCCAGTTCAACCAGTACAGCCGTGTCTGGAACGTCACGCTCCAGTCCGACGCACCTTACAGGAGGGGCCCGCAGGACATAACGAAGCTCTACACGAGATCCAACAATGACGAGATGGTGCCTCTCTCCGCGGTGGTAACGACCAGCTACGTGACAGGGCCCGACCTGATGAGTCGCTTCAACGGCTTTCCCGCCGCCCAGATCACGGGCAGCGCCGCACCCGGCCGTTCCTCGGGAGAGGCCATCAAGGCCATGGAGGAGGTCGCGGCCGAGGTCCTGCCGCAAGGCTACGGATTCGCGTGGTCCGGCCTCGCCTACCAGGAGAAACAATCGGGAGGGACCTCGTCATCGGCCTTCATATTCGGCCTCATCATAGTCTTTCTCATCCTTGCGGCCCAGTTCGAATCATGGGTCATGCCGGGGTCCGTCATGACGGCCGTGCCCTTCGGCATCCTTGGCGCCCTCTTCTTTAACTGGATACGCGGACTCGAGAATGACGTCTACTTCCAGATAGGCCTCCTCGTTCTTATCGGCCTGGGAGCAAAGAACGCGGTCCTTCGCGTCGCCTTCGCCGCGGACCTCCGCAAGCAGGGCCTCTCCATCATGGACGCCACGATCCAGGCGGGTGAACAGCGTCTGCGGCCGATCATCATGACCTCGCTGGCCTTTATCTTCGGTGTCCTGCCGCTGGCCATCGCCACCGGCGCCGGCGCAAACGCCCGTCACTCCATCGGCACGGGCATCATAGGCGGTATGATAGGCGAGACAACTCTGGCCATGCTTTACGTTCCCCTGTTCTTCTACATCTTCGACAGGTGGGCGGAGAAGTCGGGAAAGAAGGAGTTCGTACCGGAGAAGGGATCTTCCGGGGCACAGAGGGAACCGGCCCCGCCCGACGGCGCGACGCCGGAGAAGGAGGAAGGCTGA